In a single window of the Streptomyces sp. CGMCC 4.7035 genome:
- a CDS encoding ABC transporter ATP-binding protein produces the protein MIEATHLTKRYGATVAVDDLTFTVAPGRVTGFLGPNGAGKSTTLRMILGLNAPSGGAVTVNGVPFAGHPRGLRHVGALLDAQDIHGGRSAHAHLAALARSNRIPPARVDEVLHEVGLAKAARRRIGGFSLGMKQRLGIAGALLGDPPVLLFDEPLNGLDPEGVRWVRGLFRRLAAEGRTVFVSSHMMAEMHQTADHLIVIGQGRLIADQALEEFAARDTSLSVTVKTPDLAALTDALTAEGASVHQETDEVGRVTGLTAARIGDLAHQHHIALHQLTSETSSLESAFMSITAASVDYLAGEAR, from the coding sequence CGACGACCTGACTTTCACCGTGGCGCCGGGCAGGGTGACGGGTTTCCTCGGGCCGAACGGGGCCGGGAAGTCCACCACGCTCCGGATGATCCTCGGGCTGAACGCCCCCAGCGGCGGAGCCGTGACCGTGAACGGAGTGCCTTTCGCGGGCCACCCACGCGGGCTGCGCCACGTCGGCGCGCTGCTGGACGCCCAGGACATCCACGGCGGACGCAGCGCCCATGCGCATCTTGCCGCCCTGGCCCGCAGCAACCGTATCCCGCCCGCACGGGTGGACGAGGTGCTGCACGAGGTGGGGCTGGCCAAGGCCGCACGACGTCGCATCGGCGGCTTCTCCTTGGGCATGAAGCAACGGCTCGGCATCGCCGGCGCGCTCCTGGGTGACCCGCCGGTGCTGCTGTTCGACGAGCCGCTGAACGGTCTGGACCCCGAAGGCGTGCGCTGGGTGCGCGGGCTCTTTCGCCGCCTGGCCGCCGAGGGCCGTACCGTCTTCGTCTCCAGCCACATGATGGCGGAGATGCACCAGACCGCCGATCACCTCATCGTGATCGGCCAGGGCCGGCTGATCGCCGACCAGGCCTTGGAGGAGTTCGCGGCCCGCGACACCTCCCTGAGCGTGACCGTGAAGACTCCCGATCTGGCCGCGTTGACGGACGCGTTGACCGCCGAGGGCGCATCGGTGCACCAGGAGACCGACGAGGTGGGCCGAGTCACGGGCCTGACGGCGGCCCGGATCGGCGACCTCGCCCACCAGCACCACATCGCGTTGCACCAACTCACCTCGGAGACCTCGTCCTTGGAGTCAGCGTTCATGTCCATCACCGCCGCCAGCGTCGACTACCTTGCCGGAGAGGCCCGATGA
- a CDS encoding ABC transporter permease subunit — MSTLTSSVDGKSDHAPEPRPRFADLLAAEWIKMRSLRSTYWVLALSALAAIVINVNAVHNDLAYIDGQHPVAAGLPPFRYDPLWHGLNKIAADLMGLAAAAFGAITVFGEFATGMIRTTFAAVPDRRAVITAKVAMVTTITIVLGAIVSTASFFLTNAMLASRHLGLSIHDRGCTRAVAAYALIAPVCALLGMAFGAVLRHATASITGVVGMLFLLPMLFGGDRYKLLKEIGDYLPLQAASRLTLNPAFHISLGKYPATISGSWIALAAWSLASVIVAVVVVRRRDV; from the coding sequence ATGAGCACCCTGACGTCGTCCGTGGACGGAAAGTCGGACCACGCGCCCGAGCCCAGGCCACGGTTCGCGGACCTGCTTGCCGCCGAGTGGATCAAGATGCGGTCGCTCCGTTCGACCTACTGGGTGCTCGCGCTCAGCGCCCTCGCCGCGATCGTGATCAATGTCAACGCCGTCCACAACGACCTGGCCTACATCGACGGACAACACCCTGTGGCAGCGGGCCTCCCGCCGTTCCGGTACGACCCTCTGTGGCACGGCCTCAACAAGATCGCCGCTGACCTCATGGGTCTGGCCGCCGCCGCCTTCGGCGCCATCACCGTCTTCGGCGAGTTCGCCACCGGGATGATCCGCACCACGTTCGCCGCCGTTCCCGACCGCCGCGCGGTGATCACGGCCAAGGTGGCCATGGTCACCACGATCACCATCGTCCTGGGTGCGATCGTCTCCACGGCGTCGTTCTTCCTCACCAACGCCATGCTCGCTTCCCGCCACCTCGGACTGTCCATCCACGACCGGGGCTGCACGCGTGCCGTCGCCGCCTACGCGCTGATCGCTCCGGTTTGTGCGCTCCTGGGCATGGCCTTCGGTGCCGTCCTGCGACACGCCACCGCCTCGATCACCGGAGTCGTGGGAATGCTGTTCCTGCTGCCCATGCTCTTCGGCGGCGACCGCTACAAGCTTCTCAAAGAGATCGGCGACTACCTTCCTCTCCAGGCGGCGAGCCGACTGACCCTGAACCCGGCCTTCCACATCAGCCTTGGCAAGTATCCGGCAACGATCAGCGGCTCGTGGATCGCGCTCGCCGCCTGGTCCCTCGCCTCGGTGATCGTCGCGGTGGTGGTCGTGCGGCGCCGGGACGTGTGA
- a CDS encoding threonine ammonia-lyase, translated as MCEHEGGIAAVGTEGAGLGRDDVECAARRLAGRVWRTPVVRCDRLDALAGTRLWLKAENLQRGGSFKTRGALLAVERLAAAGSRGVVAQSTGNHAIAVALAARAHGLPAVLVLPDDAVATKVDLIREAGAEIAFAGTLLAERTAMVEKIQDLRGYDVVDPYQNRDVVMGQGTATAELIGQVRAEGGRLDAVVVPIGGGSAIAGACLAAAGEDMAVVGAEPEAVASFTAALRAGRPVTVPAGYTIADGLRPDRTGSLPFDLAHGTVASVVRVSEVAIEGALRAALLHARLLIEPAAATALAAALDHAAGFGADVGVVLTGGNVEADLVTSLLSRPDVPS; from the coding sequence ATGTGTGAGCACGAGGGCGGCATCGCCGCTGTCGGCACCGAGGGGGCGGGCCTCGGCAGGGATGACGTGGAGTGCGCTGCGCGGCGGCTGGCCGGCCGGGTGTGGCGCACGCCCGTCGTCCGCTGCGACCGGCTCGACGCGCTCGCGGGCACGCGGCTCTGGCTGAAAGCCGAGAACCTGCAGCGCGGCGGATCGTTCAAGACCAGGGGGGCGCTCCTGGCCGTCGAGCGGCTGGCCGCCGCCGGAAGCCGTGGCGTGGTTGCGCAGAGCACGGGGAACCACGCCATCGCGGTCGCGCTGGCGGCCCGGGCGCATGGACTGCCGGCCGTGTTGGTCCTGCCCGATGACGCGGTGGCGACGAAGGTCGATCTCATCCGGGAAGCCGGGGCGGAGATCGCCTTCGCCGGCACCCTCCTCGCCGAACGGACGGCGATGGTCGAGAAGATCCAGGACCTGCGCGGGTACGACGTGGTCGATCCCTACCAGAACCGCGATGTCGTCATGGGTCAGGGGACTGCCACAGCCGAACTGATCGGCCAGGTCCGAGCGGAGGGAGGCAGGCTGGACGCCGTGGTCGTTCCGATCGGCGGCGGCAGCGCGATCGCCGGGGCCTGTCTGGCGGCGGCAGGGGAAGACATGGCAGTGGTCGGAGCGGAACCGGAGGCGGTGGCCTCGTTCACAGCGGCTCTTCGTGCCGGTCGGCCGGTGACCGTGCCGGCCGGCTACACGATCGCCGACGGTCTCCGACCTGATCGCACAGGCAGCCTTCCCTTCGATCTCGCCCACGGGACCGTCGCCTCGGTCGTCAGGGTGAGCGAGGTGGCCATCGAGGGCGCGCTCCGTGCCGCCCTCCTGCACGCACGCCTGCTGATCGAGCCGGCGGCGGCGACGGCGCTCGCAGCGGCACTCGACCACGCCGCCGGCTTCGGCGCCGACGTCGGGGTGGTGCTCACAGGCGGCAACGTCGAGGCAGACCTCGTGACGTCGCTGCTGTCCCGGCCCGACGTGCCCAGTTGA
- a CDS encoding thioesterase domain-containing protein — protein sequence MHPGGGVSWCYMPMSRFAPSGIPLYALQARGISGEAEFAASLTEMAQDYIEQMRTVQPTGPYRLLGWSHGGLVAHEVAVQLQAAGDEVSALIILDVYPPQRTLGPEPVEGDGEGGAAEAELMPAPDPEGELRALKDWARQVAGPIGGLSDDEALHIAHLFLNNQRIAVEHNYGRFDGDALVLVAEEGKTKGAPTARSWEPYVSGTISEARIPCAHPQMVDPEQLSDVWHAIADWMAAQED from the coding sequence ATGCATCCCGGCGGTGGCGTGAGCTGGTGCTACATGCCCATGTCGAGGTTCGCTCCGAGCGGGATCCCGCTCTACGCATTGCAGGCGCGAGGCATCTCGGGCGAAGCCGAGTTCGCGGCCTCGCTCACGGAGATGGCGCAGGACTACATCGAGCAGATGCGCACCGTGCAGCCGACCGGACCGTACCGCCTGCTGGGCTGGTCCCATGGCGGACTGGTCGCGCACGAGGTAGCCGTGCAGCTTCAGGCGGCGGGTGATGAGGTATCGGCCTTGATCATCCTGGACGTCTATCCGCCGCAGCGCACGCTCGGACCCGAGCCGGTCGAGGGGGACGGGGAGGGCGGCGCGGCCGAGGCCGAGCTGATGCCCGCTCCCGACCCGGAGGGCGAGCTGCGTGCGCTGAAGGACTGGGCCCGCCAGGTGGCCGGCCCGATCGGCGGGCTCTCGGACGACGAGGCCCTGCACATCGCGCACCTGTTCCTGAACAACCAGAGGATCGCCGTCGAGCACAACTACGGACGGTTCGATGGGGATGCTCTGGTGCTCGTGGCGGAGGAGGGCAAGACGAAGGGCGCGCCAACCGCCCGGAGCTGGGAGCCCTACGTGAGCGGGACGATCTCGGAAGCCCGCATCCCGTGCGCCCATCCCCAGATGGTCGATCCCGAACAGCTGAGCGACGTCTGGCATGCGATAGCGGACTGGATGGCAGCGCAGGAGGACTGA